One genomic region from Thermoleptolyngbya sichuanensis A183 encodes:
- a CDS encoding putative molybdenum carrier protein: MNLARVVQILQTLKIISGGQTGVDRAALDGAIAHGLAYGGWCPQGGWAEDFPTPPGLRAHYPHLQETPSPDPAQRTEWNVRDSTATLILVRSEDWQHSAGTQLTQAIATHLKKPLQIIQLNEAIALAALRAWLQTLPQNAILNIAGPRESESPGIYAIAHKALLHTWRTNPTE; the protein is encoded by the coding sequence TTGAACCTTGCGCGAGTCGTGCAAATTTTGCAAACCCTCAAGATTATCTCCGGCGGGCAGACAGGGGTCGATCGGGCGGCCTTGGATGGGGCGATCGCCCACGGGCTAGCCTACGGCGGCTGGTGTCCCCAGGGCGGCTGGGCAGAAGATTTTCCCACACCACCGGGACTGCGGGCCCACTACCCCCACCTGCAAGAAACCCCCAGCCCAGACCCCGCCCAGCGCACCGAATGGAACGTGCGAGACAGCACAGCAACGCTGATTTTGGTACGCAGCGAAGACTGGCAGCACTCCGCCGGAACCCAACTAACGCAGGCGATCGCCACCCACCTGAAAAAGCCCCTGCAAATCATCCAGTTAAACGAAGCGATCGCCCTCGCCGCACTCCGCGCATGGCTGCAAACCCTGCCCCAAAACGCCATCCTAAACATCGCCGGCCCTAGAGAAAGCGAATCCCCCGGCATCTACGCGATCGCCCACAAAGCCCTACTCCATACCTGGCGCACAAACCCAACAGAATAA
- a CDS encoding NAD-dependent epimerase/dehydratase family protein — MRVLVIGGDGYCGWATALHLSNRGHEVAILDSLVRRHWDNELCIDTLTPIAPIQTRLKRWKDLTGKAIDLFVGDLCNYEFLKNSMLQFQPDSIVHFGEQRSAPFSMIDREHAVLTQVNNVVGTLNLLYVMREHFPDAHLVKLGTMGEYGTPNIDIEEGYITIEHNGRKDTLPYPKQPGSFYHLSKVHDSHNIHFACKIWGLRATDLNQGIVYGVLTEETGMDELLINRLDYDGVFGTALNRFCIQAAIGHPLTVYGKGGQTRGLLDIRDTVRCIEIACNNPAEPGEFRVFNQFTELFSVGDLANMVQKAGEALGLKVQVDHLENPRVEKEEHYFNAKNTKLLDLGLQPHYLSDSLLDSLLNFAMKYKHRVDEKEILPKVKWKG, encoded by the coding sequence ATGAGAGTTTTAGTCATTGGTGGCGATGGATATTGTGGGTGGGCAACAGCGCTCCACCTCTCGAATCGGGGACATGAGGTGGCTATTCTGGACAGCCTCGTTCGGCGGCATTGGGACAACGAGCTTTGCATCGACACCCTCACCCCGATCGCGCCCATCCAAACCCGGCTGAAGCGCTGGAAAGACCTGACAGGCAAAGCAATCGACCTGTTTGTGGGCGACCTGTGCAATTACGAATTTCTGAAAAATTCGATGCTCCAGTTCCAGCCTGACTCGATTGTTCACTTTGGCGAACAGCGGTCTGCTCCCTTTTCGATGATTGACCGAGAACACGCCGTGTTGACCCAGGTGAACAACGTCGTGGGCACGCTCAATCTGCTCTACGTGATGCGCGAGCATTTTCCCGATGCCCACCTCGTCAAGCTGGGCACGATGGGCGAATACGGCACGCCCAATATCGACATCGAAGAGGGCTACATCACTATCGAACACAACGGCCGCAAAGACACGCTGCCCTATCCCAAGCAGCCCGGTTCCTTCTATCACCTCAGCAAAGTGCATGACTCGCACAACATCCACTTTGCCTGCAAGATCTGGGGACTACGCGCCACCGACCTGAACCAGGGCATCGTCTACGGCGTGCTGACCGAAGAAACGGGTATGGACGAACTGCTGATCAACCGCCTCGACTATGACGGCGTATTTGGCACGGCGCTTAACCGCTTCTGCATCCAGGCGGCCATTGGGCATCCGCTGACGGTCTACGGCAAAGGCGGGCAAACTCGCGGACTGCTCGACATTCGCGATACTGTGCGCTGTATCGAGATCGCCTGCAACAACCCGGCAGAACCCGGCGAGTTCCGCGTGTTCAACCAGTTCACCGAGCTATTTAGCGTTGGCGACTTAGCCAACATGGTGCAAAAGGCGGGCGAAGCGCTAGGGCTGAAGGTGCAGGTGGATCACCTGGAAAATCCTCGCGTTGAAAAGGAAGAACACTACTTCAACGCCAAGAACACCAAGCTGCTGGATTTGGGATTGCAGCCCCACTACCTGTCTGACTCGCTGCTCGACTCGTTGCTGAACTTTGCCATGAAGTATAAGCACCGTGTTGACGAGAAGGAGATTTTGCCGAAGGTGAAGTGGAAAGGGTAG
- the ruvB gene encoding Holliday junction branch migration DNA helicase RuvB: protein MAIISSKQPPLEPEDSESGRDGLPLVGRSPKSPAADEKLLTPDRQPEDTGKPEERIRPQRLAEYIGQKDLKEVLAIAIQAAKARNESLDHLLLYGPPGLGKTTMSLILAAEMGVDCKITTAPALERPRDIVGLLVNLKPGDILFIDEIHRLPRVTEEILYPAMEDARIDITIGKGQSARTRSLPLQKFTLVGATTRVGALTSPLRDRFGLVQRLRFYEVDELQQIVLRAAEILNTPITPDGAAEIARRSRGTPRIANRLLRRVRDYVEVKARGADVNGAIAAEALELFNVDPCGLDWTDRRMLTVIIENYGGGPVGLETLAAATGEDAQTIEEVYEPYLMQIGYLNRTPRGRVATPAAWRHLGYTPPDNQLSLLQSPPSLL, encoded by the coding sequence ATGGCGATTATTTCCTCAAAACAGCCCCCTCTGGAGCCTGAGGATTCTGAATCGGGTCGGGATGGGCTGCCTTTGGTAGGGCGATCGCCTAAATCACCTGCTGCGGACGAAAAGCTGCTCACGCCCGATCGCCAGCCAGAAGACACAGGCAAGCCGGAGGAGCGGATTCGCCCCCAGCGACTGGCAGAATACATTGGGCAAAAGGATCTGAAAGAGGTGCTGGCGATCGCCATCCAGGCCGCCAAGGCGCGAAACGAGTCGCTGGATCACCTGCTGCTCTACGGGCCGCCGGGGCTGGGCAAAACCACGATGTCGCTGATTTTGGCGGCAGAAATGGGCGTAGACTGCAAAATTACCACTGCTCCCGCGCTAGAGCGGCCGCGAGACATCGTGGGGCTATTGGTCAATCTGAAGCCGGGGGACATTCTGTTTATCGACGAAATTCACCGCCTGCCCCGCGTCACCGAAGAAATCCTCTATCCGGCGATGGAAGATGCCCGGATCGACATCACCATCGGCAAGGGACAGAGCGCCCGCACCCGCAGCCTGCCGTTGCAAAAATTTACGCTGGTCGGCGCGACGACGCGAGTGGGGGCGCTGACCTCACCGCTGCGCGATCGCTTTGGGCTGGTGCAACGGCTGCGATTTTACGAAGTAGATGAGCTTCAGCAAATCGTTCTGCGGGCAGCGGAGATTCTCAACACGCCGATTACGCCCGATGGCGCAGCGGAGATTGCTCGGCGATCGCGCGGCACGCCCCGCATTGCCAATCGCCTGCTGCGTCGGGTGCGCGATTATGTCGAGGTGAAGGCCAGGGGCGCGGACGTGAATGGGGCGATCGCCGCCGAAGCGCTGGAACTCTTCAACGTAGACCCCTGCGGACTGGACTGGACCGATCGCCGGATGCTGACGGTGATCATCGAAAACTATGGCGGCGGCCCCGTCGGACTCGAAACGCTGGCCGCTGCCACAGGCGAAGATGCCCAGACGATCGAAGAAGTTTACGAACCCTACCTGATGCAGATCGGCTACCTCAACCGCACCCCCCGCGGCCGCGTCGCTACTCCCGCTGCCTGGCGACACCTGGGCTACACGCCGCCCGACAACCAGCTTTCGCTCTTACAAAGCCCGCCATCGCTTCTCTAG